A single Candidatus Sulfotelmatobacter sp. DNA region contains:
- a CDS encoding S41 family peptidase: MSFLRRTKFGPPLLAMALALALGFGLARAPQARDALRNADVAAPGNDLSSQLDLFQNVLYLVQNQYVDAPDNEKLIRGAIDGMLKTLDPHSLYLPPQRAERMDEEFHGEYNGIGVQFEIRDGQIVVISPMEGTPSYRLGIRAGDKIVEIDGKPVPKTVTTDDVFKELRGPAGSTVQVSIDREGESELLKYTIERAKIPIESIPYSFMIRPGVGYVRPIRFAQTTGEELEDAMMKLRAQGMKELLIDLRSNSGGLLSQAVDVLDQLVPRDRLLVYTRGRTPSANADYRSSGRYKNSDMPVVVLIDHGSASASEIVAGAIQDLDRGLVAGTNSFGKGLVQNQFKLSDGSKLLLTIAHYYTPSGRLIQRDYTKYGDRDEYALDALKDDVPSDSVLATRPKFKTAAGRTVYGGGGIYPDVVIHDPPLLTRPQADMIQKRVFFEYATHYVSQHKDQKWNADSFGKDFKLSDDEWGSLHKIMDNRKVALTDSIWTADRPFMLWQVRSELASAALGPQERYRVICEQDDQLTSALDLFPRASKLLSQAVETPAAAATTKKAHP, translated from the coding sequence ATGTCGTTCCTCCGTCGCACCAAGTTCGGACCGCCGCTGCTGGCCATGGCTCTCGCCCTTGCCCTGGGTTTTGGTCTCGCCCGCGCCCCTCAGGCGCGCGACGCCTTGCGCAACGCCGATGTCGCGGCTCCCGGGAACGATCTCAGCAGCCAGCTCGATCTGTTCCAGAACGTGCTGTACCTGGTCCAGAACCAGTACGTGGACGCCCCCGACAACGAGAAGCTCATCCGCGGCGCGATCGACGGCATGCTCAAGACCCTCGATCCGCACTCGCTCTACCTGCCGCCGCAGCGCGCCGAGCGCATGGACGAGGAGTTCCACGGCGAGTACAACGGGATCGGCGTTCAGTTCGAGATTCGCGACGGTCAGATCGTGGTGATCTCGCCGATGGAGGGCACCCCGTCCTATCGCCTCGGCATCCGGGCCGGCGACAAGATCGTCGAGATCGACGGCAAGCCGGTGCCCAAGACCGTCACCACCGACGACGTGTTCAAGGAGCTGCGCGGACCGGCCGGGAGCACCGTTCAGGTCTCGATCGATCGCGAGGGCGAGAGCGAGCTGCTCAAGTACACGATCGAGCGCGCCAAGATTCCGATCGAGAGCATTCCCTACTCGTTCATGATCCGTCCGGGCGTTGGCTACGTGCGTCCGATCCGCTTCGCGCAGACCACCGGCGAGGAGCTGGAAGACGCGATGATGAAGCTCAGGGCCCAGGGCATGAAGGAGCTGCTGATCGACCTGCGCTCGAATTCGGGCGGGCTGCTCTCGCAGGCGGTGGACGTGCTCGATCAGCTGGTGCCGCGTGACCGGCTGCTGGTCTACACCCGCGGGCGCACGCCCTCGGCCAACGCCGACTACCGCAGCAGCGGCCGCTACAAGAATTCCGACATGCCGGTGGTGGTGCTGATCGACCACGGCAGCGCCTCGGCGTCCGAGATCGTGGCCGGGGCGATCCAGGATCTGGATCGCGGTCTGGTCGCCGGCACCAACTCGTTCGGCAAGGGGCTGGTGCAGAACCAGTTCAAGCTCTCGGACGGCTCCAAGCTGCTGCTCACCATCGCGCACTACTACACACCCAGCGGGCGGCTGATCCAGCGCGACTACACCAAGTACGGCGACCGCGACGAGTACGCGCTCGATGCGCTCAAGGACGACGTGCCGTCCGACTCGGTGCTGGCGACGCGGCCGAAGTTCAAGACCGCGGCCGGACGCACGGTGTACGGCGGCGGCGGCATCTATCCGGACGTGGTGATCCACGATCCGCCGCTGCTCACGCGCCCGCAGGCCGACATGATCCAGAAGCGCGTGTTCTTCGAGTACGCCACCCACTACGTCTCGCAGCACAAGGATCAGAAGTGGAATGCCGATTCGTTCGGCAAGGACTTCAAGCTGAGCGACGACGAGTGGGGATCGCTCCACAAGATCATGGACAACCGCAAGGTCGCGCTCACCGATTCGATCTGGACCGCGGACCGCCCGTTCATGCTGTGGCAGGTGCGCTCGGAGCTGGCCAGCGCGGCGCTCGGCCCGCAGGAGCGCTACCGCGTGATCTGCGAGCAGGACGACCAGCTCACCTCGGCGCTCGATCTGTTCCCGCGCGCCAGCAAGCTGCTGAGCCAGGCGGTGGAGACGCCGGCGGCGGCGGCGACCACGAAGAAGGCGCATCCCTAG
- a CDS encoding SAM-dependent chlorinase/fluorinase: MKVPIITFLSDFGLEDWFVGAVHGAILEVCPEARVVDLTHAIPPGDVARASFVLEAAAPDFAPGTIHVAVVDPGVGTARRGLAARARGQCFVGPDNGVLDWALSDPAAEIRSLAERRFFREPVSRTFHGRDVFGPVAAHLASGATFDSLGPPVADPVRIARPAPRLEAGGIRGQVMRVDRFGNALTNVSAELIAGAFPGVPDTQLEIELCGRRLRGLSRSYGDSPVGSLVALIGSSGRLEVAQVSGHAASRLGAGTGDPVLITRAGSSA, encoded by the coding sequence GTGAAGGTTCCGATCATCACCTTCCTCTCGGACTTCGGGCTCGAGGACTGGTTCGTGGGCGCCGTGCACGGGGCGATCCTCGAGGTCTGCCCCGAAGCGCGCGTGGTGGATCTGACGCACGCGATCCCCCCGGGCGACGTGGCGCGCGCCTCGTTCGTGCTCGAAGCCGCGGCGCCCGACTTCGCGCCCGGCACCATTCACGTGGCGGTGGTGGATCCCGGCGTGGGGACCGCGCGCCGCGGGCTCGCCGCGCGCGCGCGCGGACAGTGCTTCGTCGGCCCCGACAACGGCGTGCTCGACTGGGCGCTCTCGGATCCCGCGGCCGAAATCCGCTCGCTCGCCGAGCGACGTTTCTTTCGCGAGCCGGTGAGCCGCACCTTTCACGGCCGGGACGTGTTCGGCCCGGTCGCCGCCCACCTGGCGAGCGGCGCCACGTTCGATTCGCTGGGACCTCCGGTCGCCGATCCGGTGCGGATCGCGCGCCCCGCGCCGCGGCTCGAGGCCGGAGGGATTCGCGGCCAGGTCATGCGCGTGGATCGTTTCGGCAACGCGCTCACCAACGTGAGCGCCGAGCTGATCGCCGGCGCGTTTCCCGGCGTGCCGGACACCCAGCTGGAGATCGAGCTGTGTGGTCGCCGCCTGCGCGGGCTGAGTCGCTCCTACGGCGATTCGCCGGTGGGGTCGCTGGTGGCGCTGATCGGTTCCAGTGGGAGGCTCGAGGTGGCGCAGGTGAGCGGCCACGCCGCATCGCGGCTGGGGGCGGGCACCGGCGATCCGGTGCTGATCACGCGCGCCGGCTCGAGCGCCTAG
- a CDS encoding glycosyltransferase family 9 protein produces MDAQAVRRVLLLRPRFIGDVCLTLPLLDAVRNACPQSQIAYLVERESAPLLEGDSRVDELIVVRRSPSLIETAGLVRRLRRFAPEVVLDLFCNPRTALWSWLSGGRVRVGYAHKGWRSSLYTHFSQPRTLSAIGFHLASLEALGWGAPEAPWSSGRAVSAPAPAPRLMVSEARRDEARAALRELGVPDDTMKVGFHPGARWPTRRWGPANYAELAGAFLSAHERGFALITAGPSDEREALELAHALGPRARAITGWPLARVVALQSLCRAFVSGDSGPLHTAVAAGTPTLGILSRNRPAMFFPYAESAGHRAYYARVECSPCDRDLCSDLRCLRRLSPSGAWEILSAMLDGHVEVPALSPPARATGKPIKAAGGRR; encoded by the coding sequence GTGGACGCGCAGGCCGTGCGCCGCGTGCTGCTGCTGAGACCGCGCTTCATCGGCGACGTCTGCCTCACGCTGCCGCTGCTGGACGCGGTGCGCAACGCTTGCCCGCAGTCGCAGATCGCCTACCTCGTCGAGCGCGAATCGGCGCCGCTGCTGGAAGGCGATTCGCGCGTGGACGAACTGATCGTCGTGCGCCGATCCCCGAGCCTGATCGAGACCGCCGGCCTGGTGCGCCGGCTGCGGCGATTCGCGCCCGAGGTGGTGCTCGATCTGTTCTGCAACCCGCGCACGGCGCTGTGGTCGTGGCTCTCGGGAGGGCGGGTTCGCGTCGGGTATGCCCACAAGGGCTGGCGCTCCTCGCTCTACACCCACTTCTCCCAGCCACGCACGCTCTCGGCGATCGGCTTCCATCTCGCCTCGCTCGAAGCGCTGGGATGGGGCGCTCCCGAGGCGCCCTGGTCGAGCGGGCGCGCGGTGAGCGCGCCGGCGCCAGCGCCGCGCCTGATGGTGAGCGAAGCGCGCCGCGACGAGGCTCGCGCCGCGTTGCGCGAACTGGGAGTGCCGGACGACACCATGAAGGTCGGCTTCCATCCCGGGGCGCGCTGGCCGACCCGGCGCTGGGGACCCGCCAACTACGCGGAGCTGGCCGGCGCGTTCCTGTCCGCGCACGAGCGCGGCTTCGCGCTGATCACCGCCGGGCCGAGCGACGAGCGCGAGGCGCTCGAGCTGGCCCATGCCCTGGGCCCGCGCGCCCGCGCCATCACCGGCTGGCCGCTGGCGCGAGTGGTGGCGCTCCAGTCGCTGTGCCGGGCGTTCGTCAGCGGCGACAGCGGCCCGCTGCACACCGCGGTCGCCGCCGGCACGCCGACGCTGGGAATCCTGTCGCGCAATCGGCCGGCGATGTTCTTTCCCTACGCCGAATCCGCGGGACATCGCGCCTACTACGCGCGCGTCGAATGCAGTCCGTGCGATCGCGACCTGTGCAGCGACCTGCGCTGCCTTCGCCGCCTGTCGCCCAGCGGCGCCTGGGAAATCCTTTCGGCGATGCTCGACGGGCACGTCGAGGTGCCGGCGCTTTCGCCGCCCGCCCGCGCGACGGGAAAACCGATCAAGGCGGCGGGCGGACGAAGGTGA
- a CDS encoding aminotransferase class I/II-fold pyridoxal phosphate-dependent enzyme, which produces MTAESRNRPPKGTNSRAVHGPHHTPAGPMSSPIVHSATFSFASTEAMLSERERGPAGAFYQREGHPTLRACEERLAQLEGAEEALLFSSGMAALWCLFLSALEAGDHIVAVEQCYGGTHTLLEWGAERLGWTYDLVDVRKPESWVDAFRDRTRLFHVETPTNPTLQIVDLQQAAELAHQHGAKLTVDGTVASPVGQHPLAHGADFVMHSATKAIGGHSDLLAGVVMGPALAMKKVWEVRKVFGPVPDPGMAWLIERSLKTLPLRLEAMNGGALEIAVRLETHPAVARVFYPGLIHHPHHEVARRQMVLGFGPLVSFDVRGGLEAARTVAQGLRLFRLGPSLGGVESLASMPADTSHRQLSPGARASAGIPEGCVRLSIGLEEVEDLWADLEAALSQVSSRV; this is translated from the coding sequence GTGACCGCCGAATCCCGCAATCGCCCGCCGAAAGGGACCAACTCACGCGCCGTCCACGGCCCGCATCACACTCCGGCGGGCCCGATGAGCTCGCCGATCGTGCATTCGGCGACCTTCAGCTTCGCTTCGACCGAAGCCATGCTGTCGGAGCGCGAGCGCGGGCCGGCCGGGGCCTTCTACCAGCGCGAGGGACACCCGACGCTGCGCGCCTGCGAGGAGCGGCTGGCTCAGCTCGAGGGGGCCGAGGAGGCGCTGCTGTTCTCGTCGGGCATGGCGGCGCTGTGGTGCCTGTTCCTGTCGGCCCTGGAGGCCGGCGACCACATCGTGGCGGTCGAGCAGTGCTATGGCGGCACGCACACCCTGCTCGAGTGGGGCGCCGAGCGCCTCGGCTGGACCTACGATCTGGTCGACGTCCGGAAGCCCGAAAGCTGGGTGGACGCCTTCCGTGACCGCACGCGCCTCTTCCATGTCGAGACGCCCACCAATCCGACCCTTCAGATCGTGGATCTGCAGCAGGCCGCCGAGCTCGCGCACCAGCACGGCGCGAAGCTGACCGTGGACGGCACGGTCGCTTCGCCGGTCGGCCAGCACCCGCTCGCGCACGGCGCGGATTTCGTGATGCACAGCGCGACCAAGGCGATCGGTGGTCACAGCGATCTGCTGGCCGGCGTGGTGATGGGCCCGGCGCTGGCGATGAAGAAGGTGTGGGAGGTGCGCAAGGTGTTCGGACCGGTGCCCGACCCCGGCATGGCGTGGCTGATCGAGCGCAGCCTGAAGACCCTGCCGTTGCGACTCGAGGCCATGAACGGCGGCGCGCTCGAGATCGCGGTGCGGCTGGAGACCCACCCGGCGGTGGCGCGCGTGTTCTATCCCGGGCTCATCCATCACCCGCACCACGAGGTGGCGCGGCGTCAGATGGTGCTCGGCTTCGGCCCGCTGGTCTCGTTCGACGTGCGCGGCGGACTCGAGGCCGCGCGGACCGTGGCCCAGGGGCTCCGCCTGTTCCGCCTCGGCCCGAGCCTCGGCGGCGTCGAATCGCTGGCCTCGATGCCGGCCGACACGTCCCACCGGCAACTCAGTCCCGGAGCTCGCGCCAGCGCCGGAATCCCCGAGGGCTGCGTGCGGCTTTCGATCGGGCTCGAAGAGGTCGAGGACCTGTGGGCGGATCTCGAAGCGGCATTGAGCCAGGTGAGCTCGAGGGTCTAG
- a CDS encoding tetratricopeptide repeat protein encodes MRRASLPALFIPLFVLTLSAGLAGAAKAPAGGSNPPPGQTPAVVDSLGLLERAVAKDSSKFDNLYKLGVMYLDRDKSVEAVKVFTKAVTLRPHDVKALVNLGAAQDAAGHAEMAQGYYRQALKSAPGDSVAMCRLASSLYASAKTAEAVDLLRQVIKNKPNSYCAYFTLGVAFADAGIYRDAIRMWRKVIALAPQSPEAVSATESIEVLERYVKSTQ; translated from the coding sequence ATGCGTCGCGCTTCGCTTCCCGCGCTGTTCATCCCGCTGTTCGTCCTGACCCTGAGCGCCGGGCTCGCCGGGGCCGCGAAGGCGCCGGCCGGCGGCTCGAACCCGCCCCCCGGACAGACGCCGGCGGTGGTCGACAGCCTGGGTCTGCTCGAGCGCGCGGTGGCGAAGGACTCCTCCAAGTTCGACAATCTCTACAAGCTCGGCGTGATGTACCTCGACCGCGACAAGTCGGTCGAGGCGGTGAAGGTGTTCACCAAGGCGGTGACGCTGCGCCCCCATGACGTGAAGGCCCTGGTCAACCTCGGCGCGGCGCAGGACGCCGCCGGGCACGCCGAGATGGCGCAGGGCTACTACCGTCAGGCCCTGAAGTCGGCGCCTGGCGACTCGGTGGCGATGTGCCGGCTGGCCTCGTCGCTATACGCCTCGGCCAAGACCGCCGAGGCGGTAGACCTGCTTCGGCAGGTCATCAAGAACAAGCCCAACTCCTACTGCGCCTACTTCACGCTGGGCGTGGCGTTCGCCGACGCCGGCATCTATCGCGACGCGATTCGCATGTGGAGGAAGGTGATCGCGCTCGCGCCGCAGTCGCCCGAGGCGGTGAGCGCGACCGAGAGCATCGAGGTCCTCGAGCGCTACGTGAAGTCCACGCAGTGA
- a CDS encoding cysteine desulfurase family protein produces the protein MIYFDHNASTPVRPEARDAMGVALAELHANPSSLHHEGQRARAAIERAREQVALLVHARPDEVIFVSGGTEGDHAGLIGLALAASAKGRRVAFGALEHHAVHGAAEVLEGLGFESSHLPVDARGVLRLDGLEELPGDATVLALMLANNETGVLQPVREAGEIARRNGWTIHCDAVQAAGKVPVDFEALGVDALVISAHKLGGPKGAGALILRRGTPWKPLFRGSAHERGRRGGTENLPGIVGFGVAAELAASELASEPARLLALRRRFEDGLRGIAPDVVIHGRDAERLPNTVNASFPGARSDHLLMALDARGVAVSAGAACASGAVEPSPVLAAMGVPREIAVCALRFSMGRTTTAAEVGAVLAALAESVPAARSASLSGARS, from the coding sequence ATGATCTACTTCGATCACAACGCCTCGACTCCGGTCCGGCCCGAGGCGCGCGACGCGATGGGCGTCGCGCTCGCCGAGCTGCACGCCAATCCTTCCAGCCTGCATCACGAGGGCCAGCGCGCGCGCGCCGCGATCGAGCGGGCGCGCGAGCAGGTGGCGTTGCTGGTGCATGCGCGCCCCGACGAGGTGATCTTCGTCTCGGGCGGCACCGAGGGCGATCACGCCGGGCTGATTGGCCTCGCGCTGGCGGCGAGCGCGAAGGGCCGGCGCGTGGCGTTCGGCGCGCTCGAGCACCACGCCGTGCACGGTGCAGCCGAAGTGCTGGAAGGGCTGGGCTTCGAGAGCTCGCATCTGCCGGTGGATGCCCGCGGGGTGCTGCGGCTCGACGGACTCGAGGAGCTGCCGGGCGATGCGACCGTGCTGGCGCTGATGCTGGCCAACAACGAGACCGGCGTGCTGCAGCCGGTGCGCGAGGCGGGGGAGATCGCGCGGCGCAACGGCTGGACGATTCATTGCGATGCGGTGCAGGCCGCCGGCAAGGTGCCGGTGGACTTCGAGGCGCTGGGAGTGGACGCGCTGGTGATTTCGGCCCACAAGCTCGGGGGCCCGAAGGGCGCGGGCGCGCTGATCCTCAGGCGCGGCACGCCGTGGAAGCCCCTGTTCCGCGGCAGCGCGCACGAGCGCGGCCGGCGGGGCGGCACCGAGAACCTTCCCGGGATCGTCGGCTTCGGGGTCGCCGCCGAGCTGGCGGCGAGCGAGCTCGCCAGCGAACCCGCGCGGCTCCTGGCGCTGCGCCGGCGATTCGAGGACGGCCTGCGCGGGATCGCGCCCGACGTGGTGATCCATGGGCGTGACGCCGAGCGGCTGCCCAACACCGTCAACGCGTCGTTCCCGGGAGCGCGCAGCGACCATCTGCTGATGGCGCTCGATGCGCGCGGGGTCGCGGTTTCGGCCGGCGCGGCGTGCGCGAGCGGCGCGGTCGAGCCCTCGCCGGTGCTCGCGGCGATGGGAGTGCCACGCGAGATCGCGGTGTGCGCGCTGCGTTTCTCGATGGGCCGCACCACCACTGCCGCCGAAGTTGGCGCGGTGCTCGCGGCGCTGGCGGAGAGCGTTCCGGCGGCACGTTCGGCGTCGCTCTCGGGAGCCCGGTCGTGA
- the mnmA gene encoding tRNA 2-thiouridine(34) synthase MnmA, whose amino-acid sequence MKVLAAMSGGVDSGVAAALLAERGDAVTGVTLKLWCYGSSPVSPRACCTLDAIDDARAVARTMGFPHFVVEAEDIFRSRVLQPFLDDYAHGRTPYPCALCNQHLKFGDLVTRMELIGAERLATGHYARVRRMEDGEWALLRSRDRDKDQSYALALIPYPVLSRVEFPLGELEKSEVREHGRRLHLRLWDKPESQDLCFVPDGDYAGFATAKLGERRGTTPGAFVDAGGRKRGEHRGIFHYTVGQRRGLGLSDAEPLYVIGIDAAANTVTVGPRRELLADGLITAPANWLMPRPPRPGTRAEVRIRYHHEPAWGSLEPLADGRVRVCFDQPQSAVAPGQLAVFYAGDRVLGGAPIERSGLAAA is encoded by the coding sequence GTGAAGGTGCTCGCCGCGATGAGCGGCGGCGTGGACTCGGGGGTGGCTGCGGCGTTGCTCGCCGAGCGAGGCGACGCGGTGACCGGCGTGACGCTCAAGCTGTGGTGCTACGGCAGCTCGCCGGTGAGCCCGCGCGCCTGCTGCACGCTGGACGCGATCGACGACGCGCGCGCGGTCGCCCGCACCATGGGCTTTCCGCACTTCGTGGTCGAGGCCGAGGACATCTTTCGCTCGCGGGTGCTGCAGCCCTTCCTCGACGACTACGCGCACGGGCGTACGCCCTATCCGTGCGCGCTCTGCAACCAGCACCTCAAGTTCGGCGACCTGGTGACGCGCATGGAGCTGATTGGCGCCGAGCGCCTCGCCACCGGCCACTACGCGCGCGTGCGGCGCATGGAGGACGGCGAGTGGGCCCTGCTCCGCTCCCGCGATCGCGACAAGGATCAGTCCTACGCGCTGGCGCTGATCCCGTACCCGGTGCTGTCGCGGGTCGAGTTCCCGCTCGGCGAGCTCGAGAAGTCCGAGGTCCGCGAGCACGGCCGCCGGCTCCATCTCCGCTTGTGGGACAAGCCCGAGAGCCAGGACCTGTGCTTCGTTCCCGACGGCGACTACGCCGGCTTCGCGACCGCGAAACTGGGTGAGAGGCGCGGCACCACGCCGGGCGCGTTCGTGGACGCCGGCGGGCGCAAGCGCGGCGAACACCGCGGCATCTTCCACTACACGGTCGGCCAGCGGCGCGGCCTCGGACTGTCGGACGCCGAGCCGCTCTACGTGATCGGCATCGATGCCGCGGCCAACACCGTGACCGTGGGTCCACGGCGCGAGCTGCTCGCGGACGGTCTGATCACCGCGCCGGCCAACTGGCTGATGCCGCGCCCGCCGCGGCCGGGGACGCGCGCCGAGGTCCGGATCCGCTACCACCACGAGCCGGCCTGGGGGTCGCTCGAGCCGCTCGCCGACGGACGCGTGCGCGTATGCTTCGATCAGCCGCAGAGCGCGGTCGCGCCCGGCCAGCTGGCGGTGTTCTACGCCGGCGATCGGGTGCTGGGCGGCGCGCCGATCGAGCGCTCCGGGCTCGCCGCGGCGTGA
- a CDS encoding class I SAM-dependent methyltransferase, whose amino-acid sequence MSGALPTRTLDRCLVCGSGEFAPLPLVYEFRGRFPLVECRGCGMRFLRVQPVGEGLAELYAPQYFERDFRCGRSAAAATDRDAFRAENRALLEEFERLVPGRAVPRRLLEIGSAAGWLLLEARERGWSARGVELSADAVARARALELDVIHGDVTAARLPDESADLVYMGDVLEHVPDCRAVLEEAWRVLAPGGFLYLRGPITTHSLGRAFALRFCRITGRELTLREPPYHLWEFTPGTLEGLLERVGFARVSARQTKIPPGRPHGCKSLPERAALLAFDLVNWPITRVFNARGDRIQLVARRPAR is encoded by the coding sequence GTGAGCGGCGCGCTCCCGACCCGCACGCTCGATCGCTGCCTGGTGTGCGGGAGCGGCGAATTCGCTCCGCTGCCACTGGTGTACGAGTTTCGCGGCCGTTTCCCGCTGGTCGAATGCCGCGGTTGCGGGATGCGCTTCCTGCGCGTGCAACCCGTGGGCGAGGGGCTGGCCGAGCTGTACGCCCCGCAATACTTCGAGCGCGACTTCCGCTGTGGCCGCAGCGCCGCGGCGGCCACCGATCGAGACGCGTTCCGCGCCGAGAACCGCGCGCTGCTCGAGGAATTCGAGCGGCTGGTGCCCGGTCGCGCCGTTCCGCGCCGGCTGCTCGAGATCGGCTCGGCCGCCGGCTGGTTGCTGCTCGAGGCGCGCGAGCGCGGTTGGAGTGCGCGCGGCGTGGAACTGTCGGCCGACGCCGTCGCGCGCGCGCGCGCGCTCGAACTCGACGTCATTCACGGCGATGTGACCGCAGCTCGGCTGCCGGACGAATCGGCGGATCTCGTCTACATGGGAGACGTGCTGGAGCACGTTCCCGATTGCCGGGCCGTGCTCGAGGAAGCGTGGCGCGTGCTGGCGCCGGGCGGATTCCTCTACCTGCGCGGGCCGATCACCACCCATTCGCTCGGGCGCGCGTTCGCGTTGCGCTTCTGCCGCATCACCGGCCGTGAGCTGACGCTCCGCGAGCCGCCCTATCACCTGTGGGAATTCACCCCAGGCACGCTGGAGGGGTTGCTCGAGCGGGTCGGATTCGCGAGAGTTTCGGCGCGCCAGACCAAGATCCCGCCCGGCCGGCCCCATGGTTGCAAGTCGTTGCCGGAACGCGCGGCGCTGCTGGCCTTCGATCTCGTGAACTGGCCGATCACCCGGGTCTTCAACGCCCGCGGCGACCGGATCCAGCTGGTCGCTCGCCGCCCGGCCCGCTGA
- a CDS encoding GAF domain-containing protein, translated as MKVDRLLERLEKLRAQNVGLDVLLEAAVRGVNELSPRFHWTGIYELFPDDVLRLGPFVGPPTDHVFICVGRGVCGTAVAEKRNMNIPDVRRIANYLACSATTRSELVVLIRTGDTIHAQIDIDSNEVAAFDDDAVTQVQRIADWLAELYQARRAA; from the coding sequence ATGAAAGTCGATCGTCTGCTCGAGCGCCTCGAGAAGCTGCGGGCCCAGAACGTCGGTCTGGATGTGCTGCTCGAAGCCGCGGTGCGCGGAGTCAACGAGCTGAGTCCGCGATTCCACTGGACGGGGATCTACGAACTCTTCCCGGACGACGTGCTGAGACTCGGGCCGTTCGTCGGGCCTCCCACCGACCACGTCTTCATCTGCGTCGGACGCGGCGTGTGCGGCACGGCGGTGGCCGAGAAACGGAACATGAACATCCCCGACGTGCGCCGCATCGCCAACTACCTCGCCTGCAGCGCCACCACGCGATCGGAGCTGGTGGTGTTGATCCGCACCGGCGACACGATCCACGCCCAGATCGACATCGACAGCAACGAAGTGGCGGCGTTCGACGACGACGCGGTGACCCAGGTCCAGCGCATCGCCGACTGGCTGGCCGAGTTGTACCAGGCTCGCCGGGCCGCCTGA